Proteins encoded in a region of the Geobacillus genomosp. 3 genome:
- a CDS encoding DUF3679 domain-containing protein, translating to MARWFIRFSLALFLLFFGVLLGMQQAHHGMERMRGYADPSFPSVIQIEKNGNGELETAVFGRTVTAGDLQKKKETIEELKTFNLFSELGRQFADAVTAFMETVLSLVGRAFS from the coding sequence ATGGCAAGGTGGTTTATTCGGTTTAGTCTAGCGCTCTTTCTCCTTTTTTTCGGTGTGTTGTTGGGCATGCAGCAGGCGCACCACGGCATGGAGCGAATGCGGGGCTACGCTGACCCGTCGTTTCCGTCCGTCATTCAGATCGAGAAAAATGGAAACGGAGAGCTTGAGACGGCCGTGTTCGGACGGACGGTGACGGCAGGTGATTTGCAGAAAAAAAAGGAAACGATTGAGGAACTGAAAACGTTCAATCTCTTTTCTGAACTCGGCCGGCAGTTTGCGGATGCGGTGACGGCGTTCATGGAGACAGTGCTGTCGCTCGTCGGCCGCGCGTTTAGTTAG
- the spoIIP gene encoding stage II sporulation protein P, translated as MKRGRSPNVVITVPRASLKKLLMFIVLGCMMMFMLVGALTSLRPEYRPSSSSLNDMAAHFPEETFIRLFGLENRYFTQLLPKERQQTSYSSLLFRLATSINPDDPRSLLGSELPGFALYDSKILVAGEGTDYTNIPYESAPPLEVMLAERQASVEELEQAEQSQDEKPVPPPAQTTGGREVVYIYHTHTRESYLPALKGVTDPDLAFHRSVNVTKVGEKLMEELEKRGIGAQVNKTDIEAELLKKGMKYGQAYDMSRQTVVAAMKQNRDLQYFIDIHRDAHRRKYTTTTINGVDYARVAFIVGGENAEYEKNLQLATDLHHLLQKKYPGLSRGVIKKQGAGTDGKFNQDLSGNAILVEFGGVDNTFAELFRSATAFADVFSDYYWQAEKVEAPAPAEKK; from the coding sequence ATGAAACGAGGGCGCTCCCCAAACGTCGTGATCACTGTTCCAAGAGCCAGTTTAAAAAAATTGCTGATGTTCATCGTTCTTGGATGTATGATGATGTTTATGCTCGTCGGAGCGCTTACGTCGCTGCGTCCGGAATACCGCCCGTCGTCATCGTCGCTTAACGATATGGCGGCCCATTTTCCGGAAGAAACGTTCATTCGCCTGTTCGGGCTTGAAAATCGTTATTTTACCCAGCTGCTGCCAAAAGAGCGGCAACAGACGAGTTATTCGTCGCTGTTATTCCGCTTGGCGACAAGCATCAATCCCGATGACCCGCGCAGCCTGCTCGGCAGCGAGCTGCCGGGCTTTGCCTTGTATGACAGCAAAATTTTGGTCGCCGGTGAAGGGACGGATTATACGAATATTCCGTACGAATCAGCGCCGCCGCTTGAAGTGATGCTCGCTGAGCGGCAGGCATCGGTTGAGGAGCTCGAACAAGCGGAGCAAAGCCAAGATGAAAAGCCGGTTCCGCCGCCCGCGCAGACGACGGGGGGAAGAGAGGTCGTCTACATTTACCATACGCATACGCGTGAGTCGTATTTGCCGGCCTTAAAAGGTGTGACCGACCCGGATTTAGCGTTCCACCGAAGCGTAAATGTGACAAAGGTTGGAGAAAAATTAATGGAAGAATTAGAGAAGCGGGGAATTGGCGCTCAAGTTAACAAAACCGATATTGAAGCGGAATTGTTGAAAAAGGGGATGAAATACGGCCAAGCGTACGACATGTCAAGACAAACGGTCGTCGCGGCGATGAAGCAAAATCGCGATCTGCAATACTTCATCGATATTCACCGCGATGCGCACCGACGGAAATATACGACGACGACGATCAATGGGGTTGACTACGCACGTGTGGCGTTTATTGTCGGCGGCGAGAACGCGGAATATGAGAAAAACTTGCAGCTGGCGACAGATCTCCATCATCTGCTGCAGAAAAAATACCCGGGGTTGAGCCGTGGGGTCATTAAGAAACAAGGAGCGGGAACGGATGGAAAATTTAATCAAGATTTATCCGGGAACGCGATTTTAGTTGAATTCGGTGGCGTCGACAATACGTTTGCTGAATTGTTCCGTTCGGCGACTGCTTTTGCCGATGTGTTCAGCGACTATTATTGGCAGGCGGAAAAAGTCGAAGCGCCGGCTCCGGCGGAGAAAAAGTAA
- the gpr gene encoding GPR endopeptidase: MEQPLDLRMYSVRTDLAIEAHEIAVEERLQQKKESASPIEGVIIHDQEIDGVKLSHVHVTEQGAASIGKKPGHYLTIEAQGIREQNTELQQKVQRIFSEQLSTFLQRLRIPEQASCLIVGLGNQNVTPDALGPLTVENVLVTRHLFQLQPESVEEGFRPVSALAPGVMGTTGIETSDIIDGVVRKTKPDFVIVIDALAARSIERVNATIQISDTGIHPGSGVGNKRKELSDKTLGIPVISIGVPTVVDAVSITSDTIDFILKHFGREMREGQRPSSALAPAGWAFGRKKKLTEHDMPSPQERSTFLGMVGTLGDDEKRRLIYEVLAPLGHNLMVTPKEVDSFIGDMANLLAGGLNAALHQQVDQGNTGSYTH, from the coding sequence ATGGAACAGCCGCTTGATTTACGCATGTACTCGGTGCGTACCGACTTAGCGATCGAAGCCCATGAGATCGCGGTCGAGGAGCGTTTGCAGCAAAAAAAAGAAAGCGCCTCGCCGATTGAGGGAGTCATCATTCATGATCAGGAGATCGACGGCGTCAAACTGTCGCACGTGCATGTCACAGAGCAAGGGGCAGCGTCAATTGGCAAAAAGCCGGGCCATTATTTGACGATTGAGGCGCAAGGCATCCGCGAACAAAACACGGAATTGCAGCAAAAAGTGCAGCGCATTTTTTCGGAACAACTGAGCACCTTTTTACAACGGCTCCGCATTCCCGAGCAAGCGAGCTGCCTGATTGTCGGGCTTGGCAACCAAAACGTCACCCCTGATGCGCTCGGGCCGTTGACGGTCGAAAACGTGCTCGTCACCCGCCATTTGTTTCAATTGCAGCCGGAAAGTGTCGAGGAAGGATTCCGGCCGGTGAGCGCCCTTGCTCCCGGGGTGATGGGGACGACCGGCATCGAAACGAGCGATATTATTGATGGTGTCGTCCGGAAAACGAAGCCGGATTTTGTCATCGTTATTGATGCTCTGGCAGCCCGTTCAATTGAACGGGTCAACGCGACGATCCAAATTTCGGATACCGGCATTCACCCTGGTTCCGGGGTCGGCAACAAGCGGAAAGAGCTAAGCGATAAGACGCTTGGCATCCCGGTCATTTCAATTGGCGTTCCGACGGTCGTCGATGCCGTCTCGATCACAAGCGACACGATCGATTTCATTTTAAAACATTTCGGCCGTGAGATGCGCGAAGGACAGCGGCCGTCAAGCGCGTTGGCTCCGGCCGGTTGGGCGTTCGGCCGCAAAAAGAAGTTGACCGAACACGATATGCCGTCTCCGCAAGAACGATCGACATTCCTTGGCATGGTCGGCACGCTTGGCGATGACGAAAAGCGCCGCCTCATTTATGAAGTGCTCGCTCCGCTTGGCCATAACTTAATGGTGACACCGAAGGAAGTCGATTCGTTCATCGGCGATATGGCCAACTTGTTGGCCGGCGGCTTGAACGCGGCGCTGCATCAGCAAGTCGATCAAGGCAATACGGGCTCTTACACCCACTAG
- the rpsT gene encoding 30S ribosomal protein S20, producing the protein MANIKSAIKRAKTSEKRRAHNASMKSAMRTAIKKFEALVEVKDVERAQEAFIIASKKLDKAASKGLIHKNAASRQKSRLAKKLNSIQAS; encoded by the coding sequence GTGGCTAACATTAAATCGGCGATCAAACGCGCGAAAACGAGCGAAAAACGTCGGGCTCACAACGCCTCGATGAAATCGGCCATGCGCACGGCGATCAAAAAATTTGAAGCGCTTGTTGAAGTGAAAGACGTGGAAAGAGCGCAAGAAGCGTTCATTATCGCGTCGAAAAAATTAGACAAAGCCGCAAGCAAAGGCCTTATTCATAAAAATGCCGCCAGCCGGCAAAAATCGCGTTTAGCGAAAAAATTAAACAGCATCCAAGCTTCATAA
- the holA gene encoding DNA polymerase III subunit delta — protein sequence MLERVWGNIEKRRFSPLYLLYGSEPFLLVETYERLVKAALGDEEREWNLAVYDCEETPVQAALEEAETVPFFGERRVILIKHPYFFTAEKEKEIEHDLTKVEAYLKAPAPFSIVVFFAPYDKLDERKKITKLAKEHSEVVVAAPLAEAELRAWVRRRFEHQGVSVSDEAIELLLRRAGTQLAVLANEMDKLALFAGPGGTVEAAAVEQLVARTPEENVFVLVEQVAKRDIPAALQTFYDLLENNEEPIKILALLAGHFRLLAQVKWLSEAGYGQTQIASVLKVHPFRVKLALGQASRFSDTELTEAIDQLAAADYEVKSGAMDRRLAVELLLMRWGARPAAKRGS from the coding sequence ATGCTGGAACGGGTATGGGGAAATATTGAAAAACGGAGGTTTTCTCCCCTTTATTTATTATATGGCAGCGAGCCGTTTTTATTAGTGGAAACGTACGAACGGTTAGTGAAGGCGGCGCTTGGCGACGAAGAACGCGAATGGAATCTTGCCGTGTATGACTGCGAAGAAACACCGGTGCAAGCGGCGCTCGAGGAGGCGGAGACGGTGCCGTTTTTTGGGGAACGGCGCGTCATCCTCATTAAGCATCCGTATTTTTTTACGGCCGAAAAAGAGAAGGAGATCGAGCACGATTTGACGAAGGTGGAGGCATACTTAAAAGCGCCGGCGCCGTTTTCCATTGTCGTTTTTTTCGCGCCGTATGACAAGCTTGATGAGCGGAAAAAAATTACGAAGCTCGCCAAAGAGCACAGCGAAGTCGTGGTCGCCGCCCCGCTCGCCGAAGCGGAGTTGCGGGCCTGGGTGCGCCGCCGGTTCGAACACCAAGGGGTGTCGGTGAGTGACGAAGCCATTGAGCTGCTTTTGCGCCGGGCCGGAACGCAGCTGGCGGTCTTGGCGAATGAAATGGATAAGCTGGCCTTGTTTGCCGGGCCGGGTGGGACGGTGGAGGCGGCGGCGGTGGAGCAGCTTGTTGCCCGAACACCGGAGGAAAACGTCTTTGTCCTTGTCGAGCAAGTAGCGAAGCGCGACATTCCGGCGGCGCTGCAGACGTTTTACGACTTGCTTGAAAACAATGAGGAACCGATCAAAATTTTGGCATTGCTCGCCGGCCATTTCCGCCTGTTGGCGCAAGTGAAATGGCTCTCTGAAGCAGGTTATGGGCAGACGCAAATCGCCTCGGTGCTCAAAGTGCATCCGTTCCGCGTCAAGCTCGCCCTTGGCCAGGCGTCCCGTTTTTCTGATACGGAGCTGACGGAAGCAATCGATCAGTTAGCCGCCGCTGATTATGAAGTGAAAAGCGGAGCCATGGACCGCCGCCTGGCCGTCGAGCTGCTGCTCATGCGTTGGGGCGCCCGCCCGGCGGCAAAGCGCGGCAGCTGA
- a CDS encoding YqzM family protein, producing the protein MNVFEKEVQSQRNDAVDSAVGFIVSFGFFATIFIIATLIEFFGR; encoded by the coding sequence ATGAACGTATTTGAAAAGGAAGTGCAAAGCCAACGGAATGACGCCGTCGATTCCGCCGTCGGGTTTATCGTGTCGTTCGGCTTTTTCGCGACGATATTCATCATCGCGACGCTGATCGAATTTTTCGGCCGGTAA
- a CDS encoding DNA internalization-related competence protein ComEC/Rec2: MRGQAIYVAAAALLAIAAASLSKPAFFLLFGYLLLLFLRRQHLLVPALAAASLFFVYFLFVDHHNNTSLSDGRHSLLVRFSAPPAIDGDRLQAPVKVGREKVQLRYTVRTAAEKEALQARLVPGTVCRVTGTLEPPMPASNPYAFDYRRYLRFHHIHWLFLPEEIDLSDCVRVRPTAIERLMTIREAGVRHIEDRFPPEAAGVAAALIYGERRQLDDEVLSGYQELGLIHLLAISGGHVTLLVGAVFAAAIRFVTREAVVVALLAALPVYAVLAGASPSVLRACATGMIVLAVQWKKGAIHPLDALSWTALALLVFDPYMVWDVGFQLSFVVTFVLLVHFPALVAVRSIVGRLLQTALVAQTAALPVLLYHFYEISVWSVFLNVVFVPWYSFVVLPLSFLSTAVPIFPLVWLFVQTVGLTNAVVRFFSADHPLMLVLGRPEPWCLAVYAAAVAAAFLCWERGWIIRGLATVAAAMALQLAAPYVNPKGEVTVLDVGQGDCIYIELPHRKAVYLIDTGGTPEWGREPWRERARPFAVGRDVVVPFLKAQGVRTIDKLLLTHDDADHIGAAPEVMKAIRVNEIVTSPGARPAVKAVARPFSVPVHTAVRGEGWTEGGVRFVVLHPEKGNDEDNNGSLVLLARLGGFVWLFTGDIEKEAEEALIRAYPTLRIDVLKVAHHGSETSTTAPFLRTVKPRAALISVGRFNRYGHPSPEVLERLKQQGVISWRTDENGAIRYLYDGGSGTFQVMKPYNAVGKKSGTFQQIKP; encoded by the coding sequence ATGAGGGGACAAGCTATTTATGTCGCTGCGGCGGCGCTTTTGGCCATAGCGGCGGCCTCTTTGTCCAAGCCGGCATTTTTCCTCCTTTTTGGGTATCTCCTTCTTCTTTTCCTTCGCCGCCAGCACCTCTTGGTGCCCGCTTTGGCTGCCGCCTCCTTATTTTTCGTCTATTTTCTTTTCGTTGATCATCATAACAACACATCCCTTTCCGACGGCCGACATTCGCTTTTGGTTCGCTTTTCCGCCCCGCCGGCGATCGATGGCGACCGGCTGCAGGCGCCGGTCAAAGTCGGCCGGGAAAAGGTGCAGCTTCGTTACACCGTTCGGACGGCGGCGGAAAAAGAGGCGCTGCAAGCGCGCCTGGTGCCTGGGACGGTATGCCGCGTCACTGGAACACTCGAGCCCCCGATGCCGGCAAGCAATCCGTATGCGTTTGACTACCGACGCTATTTGCGCTTCCACCACATTCACTGGCTGTTTCTCCCCGAAGAGATTGACCTTTCGGATTGTGTGCGCGTACGCCCGACTGCCATCGAACGGCTTATGACGATTCGCGAGGCGGGCGTCCGCCATATTGAAGACCGTTTTCCGCCGGAGGCCGCTGGCGTGGCCGCCGCCCTGATTTACGGCGAGCGCCGCCAGTTGGATGATGAGGTGCTCAGCGGCTACCAAGAGCTTGGGCTCATCCATTTGCTGGCCATCTCCGGCGGCCATGTCACCTTGCTTGTCGGTGCGGTGTTTGCCGCAGCGATCCGTTTCGTGACACGCGAGGCGGTTGTCGTCGCTTTACTGGCCGCCCTGCCGGTTTACGCGGTGCTCGCCGGCGCCTCGCCATCGGTTTTGCGCGCTTGTGCGACAGGCATGATCGTGCTCGCGGTCCAATGGAAAAAAGGAGCGATCCATCCGCTCGACGCGTTAAGCTGGACCGCCCTTGCACTTTTGGTCTTCGATCCGTACATGGTGTGGGATGTCGGATTTCAACTGTCGTTTGTAGTGACGTTCGTCCTCCTCGTTCATTTTCCGGCGCTTGTTGCTGTTCGCTCGATAGTGGGACGGTTGCTGCAAACGGCACTCGTCGCTCAAACGGCCGCCCTGCCGGTTTTGCTTTACCATTTTTACGAAATCTCTGTTTGGAGCGTATTTCTCAATGTCGTGTTCGTTCCTTGGTATTCGTTTGTTGTGTTGCCACTCTCCTTTCTATCCACTGCTGTTCCGATTTTTCCGCTCGTTTGGCTGTTTGTTCAAACGGTTGGGCTTACGAATGCGGTCGTTCGTTTTTTCTCGGCCGACCATCCATTGATGCTTGTGCTCGGGCGCCCGGAGCCGTGGTGCTTGGCCGTTTATGCGGCAGCGGTCGCAGCGGCGTTTCTTTGTTGGGAGCGCGGTTGGATCATTCGCGGGTTGGCAACAGTCGCGGCGGCGATGGCGTTGCAGCTGGCCGCCCCATACGTGAACCCGAAGGGGGAGGTGACGGTGCTCGATGTCGGCCAAGGTGATTGCATTTACATTGAACTTCCTCATCGGAAAGCGGTCTATCTCATTGACACTGGGGGGACGCCGGAGTGGGGGCGTGAACCGTGGCGCGAGCGGGCTCGTCCGTTTGCCGTCGGCCGCGATGTCGTCGTCCCGTTTTTAAAAGCGCAAGGGGTGCGAACGATCGACAAACTCCTTTTGACGCACGATGACGCCGACCATATCGGGGCGGCTCCTGAGGTGATGAAGGCCATACGCGTCAACGAAATTGTCACCAGTCCGGGAGCACGGCCGGCCGTAAAGGCGGTAGCGCGCCCGTTTTCCGTGCCGGTCCACACCGCGGTGCGGGGGGAAGGATGGACAGAGGGAGGCGTGCGGTTCGTTGTGCTCCATCCGGAAAAAGGGAACGATGAGGACAACAACGGCTCGCTTGTGTTGCTTGCTCGCCTTGGCGGTTTCGTTTGGCTGTTTACCGGAGACATTGAAAAAGAAGCGGAGGAAGCGCTCATCCGCGCCTATCCGACGCTGCGCATCGATGTATTGAAAGTCGCGCACCATGGCAGTGAAACGTCGACAACTGCTCCGTTTTTGCGCACAGTGAAGCCGCGGGCTGCGCTTATTTCGGTCGGCCGTTTCAATCGTTATGGCCACCCGTCCCCGGAGGTGCTAGAACGGCTGAAGCAACAAGGCGTCATCAGTTGGCGGACGGATGAAAACGGAGCCATTCGGTATCTTTATGATGGCGGAAGCGGAACTTTTCAGGTGATGAAGCCATACAATGCAGTAGGCAAAAAAAGCGGAACCTTTCAGCAAATAAAACCATAG
- a CDS encoding ComE operon protein 2 — MERMTWDQYFMAQSHLLALRSTCTRLAVGATIVRDKRIIAGGYNGSIAGGAHCIDEGCYVIDGHCVRTIHAEMNAILQCAKFGVPTEGAEMYVTHFPCLHCCKAIIQSGIRAVYYAQDYKNHPYALELFAQAGVRLVQVPLKMDVFAQLSGGEES; from the coding sequence ATGGAGCGGATGACATGGGATCAATATTTTATGGCGCAAAGCCATTTGCTTGCGCTGCGCAGCACGTGCACGCGGCTCGCGGTCGGGGCGACGATTGTGCGCGACAAACGGATCATTGCCGGCGGGTATAACGGTTCGATCGCCGGCGGCGCCCACTGCATTGACGAAGGGTGCTACGTCATTGATGGCCATTGCGTCCGGACGATTCACGCTGAAATGAACGCCATTTTGCAATGCGCCAAGTTTGGTGTCCCGACCGAAGGGGCCGAGATGTACGTCACTCATTTTCCGTGCCTGCACTGTTGCAAAGCAATCATTCAAAGCGGTATTCGCGCCGTCTATTACGCGCAAGATTACAAAAACCATCCGTACGCCCTCGAGCTGTTTGCCCAAGCCGGCGTCCGGCTCGTGCAAGTGCCGTTGAAGATGGATGTGTTTGCCCAACTTTCCGGCGGGGAAGAATCATGA
- a CDS encoding helix-hairpin-helix domain-containing protein, which produces MWDAVKMRWKMGALVLFAVAAGAWLFSRSPAEQEPLVLPPAAEETDAGEPAVKTSAPPSTAIVDIKGEVEKPGVYEVAADARVRDVVALAGGLTAEADDTRVNLAAKVRDEMMIYVPKKGEAAPALEAADAASKTEGDSPQVAINTATAEEIMQLPGIGRAKAEAIVAYREEHGPFQRVEDLLKVTGIGEKTLQKLKPYLLVP; this is translated from the coding sequence ATGTGGGACGCTGTCAAAATGCGATGGAAGATGGGAGCGCTTGTGCTGTTTGCCGTTGCGGCAGGGGCATGGCTGTTCAGCCGCTCCCCGGCCGAACAAGAGCCGCTGGTGCTGCCGCCGGCGGCGGAAGAAACGGATGCTGGGGAACCGGCGGTGAAAACATCCGCCCCGCCATCGACCGCGATTGTCGATATCAAAGGGGAGGTCGAGAAACCTGGGGTGTACGAGGTGGCGGCGGATGCCCGCGTCCGTGATGTCGTTGCTTTGGCTGGCGGTTTGACGGCAGAAGCTGATGATACCCGGGTGAACTTGGCGGCGAAAGTGCGCGATGAAATGATGATTTATGTGCCGAAAAAAGGCGAGGCCGCCCCGGCGCTGGAAGCGGCGGACGCCGCGTCGAAAACGGAGGGGGACAGCCCGCAAGTGGCCATTAATACGGCGACCGCCGAGGAGATCATGCAGCTGCCGGGCATCGGGCGGGCGAAAGCGGAAGCGATTGTCGCCTATCGGGAGGAACACGGACCGTTTCAGCGGGTGGAAGATTTGTTAAAGGTGACCGGAATTGGCGAAAAAACGTTGCAGAAATTGAAACCGTATTTGCTCGTGCCGTAG
- the comER gene encoding late competence protein ComER: protein MNIGFIGTGNMGTILIEAFLDSGAVKEEELIITNRTLAKAFDIQKTHPGITVARDAPETVKQAAIIFLCVKPLEMVPLLQQLAPYWTDEHCLVSITSPITVEQLEAVVPCQVVRAIPSITNRALSGSILVTFGSRCSASCRQTINDLLRRIASPICIDEAITRVASDISSCGPAFFSYLLQRFIDAATAKTAITKEQATMLATDMIIGLGELLKRNLYTLPTLQEKVCVKGGITGEGIAVLEQRLDGVFEAVLAKTHEKFKEDVKKVRQQFP, encoded by the coding sequence GTGAACATTGGCTTTATCGGCACGGGGAATATGGGCACCATTTTGATCGAGGCGTTCCTTGACTCCGGCGCCGTCAAAGAAGAAGAGCTGATCATCACCAACCGTACGCTGGCCAAAGCGTTCGATATACAAAAAACTCATCCGGGCATCACCGTCGCCCGCGATGCACCTGAAACGGTCAAACAAGCTGCCATCATCTTTTTATGCGTTAAACCGCTCGAGATGGTTCCGTTGTTGCAGCAGCTGGCGCCATACTGGACCGACGAGCATTGCCTCGTGTCGATCACAAGCCCGATCACCGTCGAACAACTTGAAGCTGTTGTCCCTTGCCAAGTCGTGCGCGCCATTCCGAGCATCACGAACCGGGCGCTGTCCGGCAGCATCCTCGTCACGTTTGGGTCGCGATGTTCGGCCTCCTGCCGGCAAACGATCAACGACCTTCTCCGCCGCATCGCATCGCCGATATGCATTGACGAAGCCATCACCCGCGTCGCTTCGGACATTTCGAGCTGCGGCCCGGCGTTTTTCAGCTATTTGCTGCAGCGCTTCATCGACGCCGCGACGGCCAAAACGGCCATCACGAAAGAACAGGCGACGATGTTGGCGACCGATATGATCATCGGCTTAGGGGAATTGCTGAAGCGAAACTTGTACACACTCCCGACGCTGCAGGAAAAAGTATGTGTCAAAGGCGGGATTACTGGAGAAGGCATCGCCGTCCTCGAGCAGCGGCTCGACGGCGTTTTTGAAGCGGTGCTGGCCAAAACGCATGAGAAGTTTAAAGAAGATGTGAAGAAGGTGAGGCAGCAGTTTCCTTGA
- a CDS encoding class I SAM-dependent DNA methyltransferase: MTYGRFADWYDALMTEAPYDAWQSFAERTFAQYAKRPGRRVVDIGCGTGELAIRLAKAGWQAAGVDLSEHMLAIAQAKAEAAGVNVPFFEQNMAELDGFSDLDGAFIFCDALNYLTDEEDVQRTFAAVSRALGPGGLLLFDVHSVYKMDVLFRDAVFADQGDDLSYIWTCHPLDWPHSVGHELTFFVRRGAFYERHDEWHEQRTFERTAYEQWLDDAGFDVLEVTADFTDEPPAETSERWFFVARKR, encoded by the coding sequence ATGACGTACGGCCGCTTTGCCGATTGGTATGACGCGCTGATGACGGAAGCGCCGTATGACGCGTGGCAATCATTTGCTGAGCGGACATTTGCCCAATACGCCAAACGGCCGGGACGGCGGGTCGTCGACATCGGCTGTGGGACGGGCGAGCTTGCCATCCGCCTCGCCAAGGCCGGATGGCAAGCAGCCGGCGTCGATCTCTCTGAGCATATGCTCGCCATTGCTCAGGCGAAAGCGGAGGCAGCCGGCGTCAACGTGCCGTTTTTCGAGCAAAACATGGCAGAGCTTGACGGGTTTTCCGACCTTGATGGCGCCTTCATTTTTTGCGATGCGCTCAACTATTTGACGGATGAAGAGGACGTGCAGCGGACGTTCGCCGCCGTCTCCCGCGCGCTTGGCCCCGGTGGGCTGCTGCTGTTTGACGTCCACTCGGTTTACAAAATGGACGTCTTGTTCCGCGATGCCGTCTTCGCCGACCAAGGGGATGACCTCAGCTACATTTGGACGTGCCATCCGCTTGACTGGCCGCACAGCGTCGGGCACGAACTGACGTTTTTCGTCCGCCGCGGCGCCTTTTATGAGCGCCACGACGAATGGCACGAACAACGTACATTCGAGCGCACAGCTTATGAACAATGGCTTGATGACGCCGGTTTCGACGTTCTCGAAGTGACGGCCGACTTCACCGATGAACCCCCGGCCGAGACGTCTGAACGGTGGTTTTTTGTGGCGCGGAAGCGGTGA
- the rsfS gene encoding ribosome silencing factor — protein MTEQEVLQLVVRAADDKKAENIVVLNMKGISPVADYFVICHGNSDKQVQAIAHEIQDQAEEHGLPVRRIEGFQEAKWVLVDLGDIVAHVFAKDERDYYNLERLWGDAPTEDVAAVLQP, from the coding sequence GTGACCGAACAAGAGGTATTGCAGCTTGTCGTCCGTGCGGCGGATGATAAAAAGGCGGAAAACATTGTCGTGCTCAACATGAAAGGTATTTCGCCCGTTGCCGATTATTTTGTCATTTGCCATGGCAACTCGGATAAACAAGTGCAGGCGATCGCCCACGAAATTCAAGACCAGGCTGAAGAGCACGGACTGCCGGTTAGGCGGATCGAAGGATTCCAGGAGGCGAAATGGGTGCTTGTAGACCTCGGCGATATCGTCGCCCACGTGTTTGCGAAAGATGAGCGCGACTATTACAATCTCGAGCGGCTTTGGGGAGACGCTCCGACAGAAGATGTTGCCGCTGTGCTGCAGCCATGA
- the yqeK gene encoding bis(5'-nucleosyl)-tetraphosphatase (symmetrical) YqeK, with the protein MEREQALLIVKRQLTEQRYEHTLGVVETAVKLAKRYGADVKKAELAAIFHDYAKFRPVDEMKQLILAHNMPNDLLAYNSELWHAPVGAYLVQTEAGIDDPDVLDAIRYHTSGRAGMTLLEKTIYLADYIEPGRKFPGVEEVRRLAEEDLNRALLQAVQNTITFLLGKRQLIYPDTIHMYNSLVREVKGEMER; encoded by the coding sequence ATGGAGCGAGAACAGGCGTTGCTGATTGTGAAACGGCAGCTGACGGAGCAGCGTTACGAGCATACGCTTGGCGTTGTCGAAACGGCCGTTAAGCTTGCCAAGCGGTATGGCGCCGATGTCAAAAAAGCGGAGTTGGCCGCTATTTTCCATGACTATGCGAAATTCCGACCGGTCGACGAAATGAAACAGCTCATTTTGGCGCACAATATGCCCAACGACTTGTTGGCGTACAACAGTGAATTGTGGCATGCGCCCGTCGGCGCCTATTTAGTGCAAACGGAAGCCGGCATTGACGATCCGGATGTGCTCGATGCCATTCGCTATCATACGTCTGGAAGAGCCGGGATGACGTTGCTTGAGAAAACAATTTATTTGGCTGACTATATCGAACCGGGGCGGAAGTTTCCCGGCGTCGAGGAAGTAAGGCGCCTTGCCGAGGAAGATCTCAACCGCGCCCTGTTGCAAGCGGTGCAAAATACGATCACATTTTTGCTCGGGAAGCGCCAACTGATTTATCCGGACACGATTCATATGTACAATTCGCTTGTACGCGAGGTGAAGGGGGAAATGGAACGGTGA